A segment of the Rutidosis leptorrhynchoides isolate AG116_Rl617_1_P2 unplaced genomic scaffold, CSIRO_AGI_Rlap_v1 contig158, whole genome shotgun sequence genome:
CGAAGAAGAGATCTCGAGCATCTAGGCGTGCGCCAACAACTGTGTTGACTACAGACACCACTAATTTCAGAGCCATGGTTCAGGAATTTACTGGGATCCCTGCACCGCCATTCTCCGCCACGTCAGCCTTCCCCAGAACCCGGTTCGATCTCTTCGGTCTGAGACCTCCTAATTTGGATAATAATAATCCTCCTTATCTTTTAAGACCATTCGCCCAGAAATTTCAGCCACCAATTACCTCTAATCCTTCAAATTTAGACGCCACCACTTCGAATAATTCTGGTGGTGGAAATTACCAATTACCCCAAAACCTTCTCAGCATGCAAAATCCACTCCTTAATTTCCAATCCGGTAATATTAATCGAGTTCTCGGGTCGAAACAGCCGTTGGAGGATCAGTTCGGTTTGAGGGGTGATGGAAGCAATCAAACCGGAAATTGGAGCGGTGATCATCATGGAAATGATCAATGTGGTGATCTATTAAGGTCAATTAACGGTGGTGGTTATAATAATGGAAATTCGTCTGAGCCGACATCGAACCAGAAAATAAATAGTATCAGTTTCTCATCGTTGGGTTCTTCTTCTTTGGATTTTCATGGCGAAAAAGGGCCAGATCAAAACGTGGCTGGAGGAGCAGCTGTTAATTCCACTGGCACAAGAAATGAAGGTATGATGGAACCATGGATTTGTTCTTcagattaaattaaattattatatttattattatgtaatgCATAGTGATAGAATCTCGTCTCAGCAGTATAAGTATGTTTCTGATAACCTAACATAATTAAACATCAATGTTCTTTTGTAATTTTTCTTTCAACTAATGTAAATAACAGCTTGAATACTTGGTGGGAAGAAGGATTAATTAAGTATACGTGAATACTTTCTTACATTTTCTTAGCTCATACTAGTAGTATATTTTTACCTTTGTTTAAGATATGCAGTACATTTTAATTTGTTCAAATAATTATATTTTTCTTTAGTGATAGATTATTAGTCTTATATTCCCTTATATAGAAGATATTTTCATTttttaaatttatttataaatttaaaaagtGAAAACGTCTATACAAAGTACTACCTTATcacaaaataaatttaaaattttatatataatttatatttttcttatattaaaaaatttatatttatatcgtGACGAAAGAGGTATGTTTTTGAATTCAAAACACGAAAGGAAAAGGGCAAGCAGTGTACGGACTTGGTGGAAGAAGGATTAATTATTATATTGTCTTGTTTCTTTCGTCATTATCTCTAGCAAAAATTTCTTTATCATTTTCCGTTTTCATTTTTAAATTTCATGGGGAAAAGTAATATTTTGTGTGGGAGCGATTGGTGGCGAGATTTGGGTTAGCCGCCGCAAATCTTATTTGAAGCAATCTCTTCTTTTTGTTCTTTACAAGccacatcttttttttttttaaatagacaTGCCATCTATAATATTGTgctgtatttgtatattatacaTGTTTTCATtacagttttattaaaaattatttgcAGATGTTCTTCATTGAAGTGAAATTACTTTGGTTTTTTGAGattttaatgatatatataaataatagatgtaatgagaatatttttttaaaataaaatattttttaaATTAGGTATATTTTGTTTAATTTGAAAAAGTTTgaacttttttttatataaatatctttgatatacttaattaattatatatgtcattaaaattcaatttttttttattatatattaaaataatatttatatttggtataaattttttttatttaaattataaaaacaaatttatataaaatgaattttaaaaaataatttcatcaaatataaatttaattaaaaataattcttattatatttatcaaatatcaatttattttattattaaaatatatttttttataaaataaaaaaatacttaATAAAAAAATCATGTGAAACGGATAATAACATACTTTCAGATCGGATACCAATCCGTTTAATGAACTTTCAGGAAGGCAGTCATCCAATCTATGTATAACGGTACTCCATTAATGCAATTGTACTCGCCACCCCTTGGATTAATTAGAAGGATAAATGTGTTACTAATTCGTCATAGCAAATGTAATTGGTCGTCGAAATTTAATTTAGTTCTTGTGTTAAGCTTGGTTTCCGAATTTAATCGTAATTAAGTTGTGTTGAAGACAACTTAAAAATTCAATAAGAGTTAAACTGATAACAGTGAAAAATTGACAAATAACAATAGGAAGTTCGAAGTTATTTTCTAACCCAGTTATATGcgcattgtttatatatatatatatagatagatagatagtcaAGAACTTTGGTCCTCTCCTCttcgatatatattattttattaagtagtaattatttttatttttattttaaaggaCTGATCGTTTGCACGTTGAAAAGCATCTAGAGCGTATCTGCTTCGTAGAATCCGGCCATTGTAGTGTAGTGGAGCATGTCAGTCGACTTGGTAGCTAGATTAATTCTGAAGGGATGAAAATATTCTGTTGTCTCAATTACTGATTTTTTTTTCTAAGTATAATAATACTCCATATACTAATGAGTGCAGTAAATGAAAATAAGAGCGTATACTATTAGGTGCATCCTAGATTTCAAGCACGCTAATGCCTCAAAAGACTAGTTCCTAGCTGCCCATTTTATTTTACTTTGAAACAATGAACTTTGTTTTTTATTtatactctaaaataatattacatagttttgtagtacgaaaataaatatataattaatattatctctGTATTTGAATAGttgatatttttgaattttttacgcatattaatatcattaattttaatatataaattatttttattttataattatattctttctttcttttaattaaattattaattatataatggtGTAAAATTAGTGGAGGGATAAAAATGTATTGATATTTTCAAAACATAAATTATTAAAGATAAAAGAAAAACATAAAAAACGTAATCTATTTATACACAAAAAGAAAGAGTAATATTATTCCCGAATTAGTTTATTTAGTTAGATAATTAGAACATGAAAAACACTACTTGGAAATATTACCAACTGGCTAGCTATAGAGTGCTGCCGAAATGATTAAAGGCTACAATAACTATACTTGCTCGAGTTAACAAAGTTTATTAATAATCACTATATAATTAATCACGTTGTTTTTAAGAATTTTGGACATATACTTAATCAACACTCTATCACTCAAGGGGAGCTTAATTTGCCCTTATTTATCGGAAATTGATGATTCAGCAAGCTATCAATGTCAATACAAACATGATTGTTCTTTCCTCTCCATTTATCCTTTTTCGCCCCTCCAACTCCAAGCATGTGTAACATTTGAAAATTGATAAATAACGTCCGACCGTAACATACATTCAAAGGGAAAATGATTATGGATGGATTAATAATATTTAATCTCTTGAATACTTCACGTACATAAAAATGAAGAGAAACCGAAGTAGGGCCGGATCCAATATCGGATGTCGGGTGGGACCGAAAGTAGTCATAGATTTTTTGAGAATGTATTATTTAATTTGAGTGAGATCAATGAAAGTTAACTATCCGAATCGAATTTAATTAATGACATTTTTAATCTTGATATATTTTTTCCATAAATAATAATGTATCCAGAACATTAATATAGAGAGAATTGTGGAAAATTCTCTCTATATTAATGTTCGTCCATTGCTTAAATCATTAGGCTATTATGTCACTTTGATATCTATTTGatgaatattttatatatatatatacatattttataatttaatttttttcAAAAAATTAGATGGGGTGGTGGTCTCCCAACTTATACGTGGGTCCGTCTCTGAATCGAAGCATAGTTTATAAGTAGAAAGATATTTATTTCGTCTCAAAATATatgatattttgtatttttagattcatctaaatgaatatacatgtaaagTGAAGATTATTGAATTTTGTTTTGTATTTTTAGATTAttaactaaatatatgttcatttggataaatttaaaaatgtaaaacaTCGTGTATTTTGAGACAGAGATAATAATTACTACGAAACCAAAAAAAGTAAAAAACAAAACTTAATCTTAGAACATGTACGTCCTCACTTTCGGCCAAATTCAATATTTAGAGAGATGACAAAAGATAAAGGCTTTTAAAAAAGGTTGGGGGAGTACTCATGAAAGCACTCGATCCCTCCACCAGAATATATGGTTACCCTTATCAAATTAAAGTGGGTAAACTTTTGCATGAAACGGTGATGCCCAAAAGTTGttcatcttttaatctcattgattgaTAGATCATGATCTTTTTTCACTTCAATCATCCCATCGATCTTTCGCCTTTAGTTttttaaattttgaatatgatgaTAGTTgagaaacagatttaaaatgagaCCGTAATATAATCGATTAACAAGGTAAAGATAAATTTTATGAATCTTTTTTTGCCCTAGTAAAgggacacatatacatatatggacTAACAACAAGAATCATCCATAAGATTTTGGGAAGTGACTTTTTTACTTTTATAAAATGGGGATCGAtccattaaaattaaattaatatttttttgAAGGCTTTTTTTTTTAACAATAGTTTTCTTGAAGTTTAAAAAATAGTTATTATTAAGAAGTTATTAGCTATATATATCATTTGATATTTATAGAGATTTACCGCCCTCTAATTATTATGTCGAAATGTCAGCCATGACAGTAATTTAATGGTGCGGCATTCTTTCTTCCAAAAGATTTGGATTTTAACTTTTTTAAttgttaatttataatatatatgtttACAAAAATATTATGTCCAGAACAAGATATAATTTTCTCGATTCAAGAAATTTAAAATATGATGAAAGATGACTTCAACATGTTTTAAAAAAGAAACGAAGAGAAtcattaagaatatatatatatatatatatagtattcaaAACATGTCTTGTATTGCTCCGCACACTTTCGAAATGTTATGCTTTAATAAATATAGGGTGAGAGACAATGTCCTGGTAAACAACCATGATGAATGGTGGCCCATACCATTTGATGGCCTTCACTCTTTAGCAATGATGGTTTATTCTTTCTCTCTTTTATCTTTTTTTTCCATCAGTGCTTACTTCCTATCGCTCACTGCCCATatagtaaatatacatatatgctcATAATATGTCAAATGCTGAAACAGTTTTTGTGGTTGGCTCTAACTGgcgcatattattattattattattaaaggcatCTCCTTTCTCTAAGAAAATTACCCTACAATTTTGTGCCCCAACTAAAATAAAATCACAACCTTTTGGCATACACACAGATCAAAAGTTGGCACATTTGAAACCATTCCCtcgttatgaaaataataataataataaataaaaaattaaccaAGTGGAGTTGCTTAATGTTGGAAACAGACACTTTATTAACTAATCAGTGGGCTCGTCCGTTAGACAGAAATGCCgtatatttaaaaattaataatttaaatatatcatataataattatttttattaaacattattaaatatatatatcaaatattatatcaaaaggaaatatttttaactttatatcaattataattattttgattttatttcaaaatctacaatTTTATTAGAAtcaattttttttcaaaaataataaacatagcaaaaaataaaaattacatatcaagatttgatttgataataaaatttataattgcatCTAATCAATTCAATTTTTCTTATTATTTGAAATATAAGATATGTTCATTTTAATTAAGAATAGGAAAAAAATATAGCGGACTTTTATTAcgaataatagtttaataaaaaattaaaaagaaaataatatatattatactttGATTAgaaatattttttaataatatgtcCGTTGAATAGGAAAAAAGAAAATATGCCCGTTTTAATTAtgaatagaaaaaaaatataataaattttaattaagaataattattaattgtttgaaaaataagatatgtcccttttaattaagaatagaaaaaaatatagtcgattttattaggaataatagcttaataaaaaaaattaaaaataatatatatcctaatttgattaggaataatttttttaataatatgccagtttgaataggaaaaaagaatatatgtccgttttaattaggaataagaaaaaataatataatgaattttaattagcaAAATTTGTTTAATAAGAAAAttaatatatatagtgtattataattttattaggaataattTTTTAAATTATAGATAGGAAATTGGttaggaataaaattattatattataaaaaaataattggTAGAAATTTCATTAGAAATCATTATgtttttattgtgttttgatttccTAATTAAATAGGAAAAAAAATAATATCATTGATTTAAAATTGTAACTTAaaacctaattaaactcaaatTCTAAAATATATGTGTCAAATTACTATTCATCAATAAATCGTCATGTGTCGAAttttgatttgacaataaaatttacaATTGAATTTACAATTGGaacaaatttaaaattaaaaaagtCTCGCTATTGTCTATAAGATTTTGACGCCATCCTATAATAAAACGATCTATAatcaaaagatcgaaaaaataattaTTTCAATATAATTTTATTGATTACACAACCATAGAATGTTATTATGGTGGGAAAAAAATCGATCACAATAAAAGTAAAACAAAACTTcttctaattaaaaaaaaaacccatcgatcacaaaaaaaacaaaacaaatcttctattaattaattaaataattaatagttGTATTGATGAGGAAAAAAACCCTACCGAAGCTTCTTTTGAGAAAAAAACAAAGCTAGCTTAGCAAAAGAAAATCATACGGGAAACTGTTCTTACGGGTGTAAAATTATTATGGtgtatatagctatatatatactCATAAAGTAAAGATAAAAGAGAATAGGAATCTCATATGAGTAGGAATAAGTAATTGatagaattttattaggaatcGTTATTTTATTGTGTTTTGATTTGTTAATTAGAATAGGAAAAAATAATATTGACTTAAAATTATAACTTGATTCCTAATTAAACTCAAAAATTTAATTCCTAATTAAAACGCCATATATCCGATATtaatttgacaataaaatttataattaaattacAATTGGAACAAATTGAACAAATTGAAAACATTCTCTGTATATATATAAGATTTcctctaaaataaataaataaattcaaaccTTTTACGGTGtgttttaaaaaaagaaaaactgCACTAGGCATGGGCCTGTCTTGGGCCTAGAACCCAAAGAGAGTGGACCGCGTCTTGGGCTTCTCATTTCCCCTCACAAATTGTAATGCTTTCGTCAGCAATACATAAGGCTTGCATCAGATAACGCTACTTGAATACTTGAAGGCGGGAGATTACACGTGTCATGATGATGACAAGTGTCCCAATCGGAGATGTACGGACGAGATGTCGTAATCACATCTTCTCCTCCACCGACTGATGTTGACCTTTTCCCTAACTTATTAGTCAGCGGGATGCGTTACTTTTATACAACTGAGTCCTAGGAGGTGAACATAAAAAATTATTTTCTAAAATGACAAGCTAATTAGAAAaaaaatttgttatatatgaaaccGACTAATTAATTACCTTCACACCGTAATTAATGAATATTTGTCTCGAAAACGTTATTTTCGCGAAAtatacatttgtttaaaaaaaaatcattttaatatttagattttaagatttaatattaaatttataatttactGACGAGCACCGCATGCTATACCAAATAGTCAAATTATTTGCGTGCTGATTAAAAAAGATATCCTACTCCTAATGTAAATGGAATTTTGTTTTTAAACTTCTAGG
Coding sequences within it:
- the LOC139881458 gene encoding uncharacterized protein — translated: MDSGNTSGSLQSSSGDEQEYDSRAHQSNTAFITPSLQQSSLSSMFDPLSNFLLENNHNQNPNSLPIDTIWSKSIRSDPNSTDLIVSSPGGFMATSSSSSPSRSQFFSNINNRPNYGSYPNNAAAGLGSGSGSITDHQTNISSSVQTLSTKNNSNSNNIGVVRNPKKRSRASRRAPTTVLTTDTTNFRAMVQEFTGIPAPPFSATSAFPRTRFDLFGLRPPNLDNNNPPYLLRPFAQKFQPPITSNPSNLDATTSNNSGGGNYQLPQNLLSMQNPLLNFQSGNINRVLGSKQPLEDQFGLRGDGSNQTGNWSGDHHGNDQCGDLLRSINGGGYNNGNSSEPTSNQKINSISFSSLGSSSLDFHGEKGPDQNVAGGAAVNSTGTRNEGMMEPWICSSD